From the genome of Halorussus caseinilyticus, one region includes:
- a CDS encoding threonine synthase: MPESSSSPSDLTCPDCGRTYDAGPDEPWRCACGHPLDFADSPTPDGPAPDFGELDARAGLWAFEDFLPVSPRVTLGEGFTPLQTPDADDWGRNVQFKLEYVFPSGSFKDRGATATLSRAAELGVEKIVEDSSGNAGAAIAQYAARAGIDADIYVPADAKQSKIAAIERVGATPVRVEGSRQDVTDACVEAVESDERAGWYASHAWNPAFFAGTATFAFEVAAQRDWAVPDAVVTPLGHGTLFLGAYRGFRALKEAGWTDRIPRLLGAQAAGYAPIAAELHGSEDGRTNDVADGIQILDPARKGQILDAIEKTGGDAIALDAEPVADALDRLRRGGFYVEPTSAVAPAALAEFRERGVLDAEDEVVVPLTGSGLKS; this comes from the coding sequence ATGCCGGAATCTTCCTCTTCCCCATCTGACCTCACCTGTCCCGACTGCGGCCGGACCTACGACGCCGGACCGGACGAACCGTGGCGCTGTGCGTGCGGCCACCCTCTCGACTTCGCCGACTCTCCGACTCCCGACGGTCCAGCGCCCGACTTCGGCGAACTGGACGCCCGCGCTGGCCTGTGGGCCTTCGAGGACTTTCTGCCGGTCTCGCCTCGCGTGACGCTCGGCGAGGGATTCACGCCGCTTCAGACTCCCGACGCCGACGACTGGGGCCGGAACGTCCAGTTCAAACTGGAGTACGTCTTCCCCTCGGGGAGTTTCAAGGACCGAGGCGCGACTGCGACCCTCTCGCGCGCCGCCGAGTTGGGCGTCGAGAAGATAGTCGAAGACTCGTCGGGCAACGCGGGCGCGGCCATCGCCCAGTACGCCGCCCGCGCCGGAATCGACGCCGACATCTACGTCCCGGCCGACGCCAAGCAGTCGAAGATTGCGGCAATCGAGCGCGTCGGCGCGACTCCGGTCCGAGTCGAGGGGTCCCGACAGGACGTGACCGACGCCTGCGTGGAAGCAGTCGAATCGGACGAGCGAGCAGGCTGGTACGCCAGTCACGCGTGGAACCCGGCGTTCTTCGCGGGCACGGCCACCTTCGCCTTCGAAGTCGCGGCACAGCGCGACTGGGCGGTCCCCGACGCCGTGGTCACGCCGCTCGGTCACGGCACGCTCTTTCTCGGGGCCTACCGGGGCTTCCGCGCGCTGAAGGAGGCGGGGTGGACCGACCGGATTCCCCGACTGCTCGGCGCGCAGGCCGCGGGCTACGCGCCGATTGCGGCGGAACTCCACGGGAGCGAGGACGGCCGAACCAACGACGTGGCGGACGGCATCCAAATTCTCGACCCCGCGAGGAAGGGCCAAATTCTCGACGCCATCGAGAAGACCGGCGGGGACGCCATCGCGCTCGACGCCGAACCGGTCGCTGACGCGCTGGACCGACTCCGCCGCGGCGGGTTCTACGTCGAACCCACCTCCGCAGTCGCGCCCGCCGCGCTCGCGGAGTTCCGCGAGCGCGGCGTTCTCGACGCCGAAGACGAGGTGGTGGTGCCGCTGACGGGGAGCGGACTGAAGTCGTGA
- a CDS encoding MFS transporter: MATDRERADPFAAFRQFLALERDVLVLSLAMFAFSLGFQMTGRYMGRYFEVLGAGSVVIGLYGSLGNLVGAVYPYPGGAISDRIGSRSALTAFGLASTLGFLLWFLAPTLSGFPVPGWTWLFVGLPLAQAWKSFGLGATFAIVKQSVPPEELATGFASTETFRRTAFLLGPLLAAGVLAVYEFEVGFRYVLAVAAGFGLFATVAQHVLYDASEDSLGKSFEGVKQILADLRGTPAVLRPLLVGDTLVRFANGMVYVFVVLVVTNVLEVSARLPVVGFLGPDAFFGVLLAVEMAVALVVMIPVSKAARRFGLKPVVALGFVVYAVFPALLVNAPDGGLTVAGVSLSETALVTLLFGLSGLRFAGLPAHKALIVGPAEENAAGRVVGSYYLARNAVVIPSAAVGGWLYGVSPELAFGSATAVGLVGTGYFLAFGKELPAYR, translated from the coding sequence ATGGCGACCGACCGAGAGCGAGCGGACCCCTTCGCGGCGTTTCGGCAGTTTCTCGCGCTGGAACGCGACGTACTCGTCCTCTCGCTGGCGATGTTCGCGTTCAGCCTCGGCTTTCAGATGACCGGCCGGTACATGGGTCGGTACTTCGAGGTTCTCGGTGCCGGGAGCGTCGTCATCGGTCTCTACGGGAGTCTCGGCAACCTCGTCGGCGCGGTGTACCCCTATCCCGGCGGAGCCATCTCGGACCGAATCGGCTCCCGGTCCGCGCTGACCGCGTTCGGTCTCGCCTCGACGCTCGGGTTCCTGCTGTGGTTTCTCGCGCCGACGCTCTCCGGCTTCCCGGTTCCGGGTTGGACGTGGCTCTTCGTCGGTCTCCCGCTGGCCCAAGCGTGGAAGTCGTTCGGACTCGGCGCGACGTTCGCCATCGTCAAGCAGAGCGTCCCGCCCGAGGAGTTGGCGACGGGGTTCGCCAGCACCGAGACGTTCCGCCGGACCGCGTTCCTGCTCGGTCCCCTGCTCGCGGCGGGCGTTCTCGCGGTCTACGAGTTCGAAGTCGGCTTCCGGTACGTGCTGGCGGTCGCGGCCGGGTTCGGTCTGTTTGCGACCGTCGCTCAGCACGTCCTCTACGACGCGAGCGAGGACTCCTTGGGCAAGTCCTTCGAGGGCGTCAAGCAGATTCTCGCCGACCTCCGGGGAACGCCCGCGGTCCTGCGTCCCCTGCTGGTCGGCGACACGCTGGTCCGATTTGCGAACGGGATGGTGTACGTCTTCGTCGTCCTCGTGGTGACGAACGTGTTGGAGGTGAGCGCGAGGCTTCCGGTCGTCGGGTTCCTCGGACCCGACGCCTTCTTCGGGGTCCTGCTCGCCGTCGAGATGGCCGTCGCGCTGGTCGTGATGATTCCCGTCTCGAAGGCGGCCCGGCGGTTCGGTCTCAAACCGGTCGTCGCGCTCGGGTTCGTCGTCTACGCGGTGTTCCCGGCCCTGCTGGTCAACGCGCCCGACGGCGGCCTGACCGTGGCGGGCGTATCGCTGTCGGAGACTGCGCTAGTCACGCTCCTGTTCGGTCTCTCGGGTCTCCGGTTCGCTGGCCTGCCCGCGCACAAGGCGCTCATCGTCGGCCCGGCCGAGGAGAACGCCGCTGGCCGGGTCGTGGGGTCGTACTACCTCGCGCGGAACGCGGTGGTGATTCCGAGCGCGGCCGTCGGCGGGTGGCTCTACGGCGTCTCGCCGGAGTTGGCGTTCGGGTCGGCGACCGCGGTCGGACTGGTCGGAACTGGGTACTTCCTCGCGTTCGGGAAGGAGTTGCCCGCGTATCGGTGA
- a CDS encoding DUF7536 family protein: MSGNVPERPRANFVAALNVRRNAVRGFAFSLLFTVAVLAVFVFLPGTRRPTPYYLALAFVLVTSLGALATTVLTLISAYRLARETDPD; the protein is encoded by the coding sequence GTGTCCGGAAACGTCCCCGAGCGCCCGCGGGCGAACTTCGTCGCGGCGCTGAACGTCCGGCGGAACGCCGTCCGCGGGTTCGCGTTTAGCCTGCTGTTCACCGTGGCGGTCCTCGCGGTGTTCGTCTTCCTGCCGGGGACTCGTCGGCCGACGCCGTACTATCTGGCGCTCGCGTTCGTCCTCGTCACGTCGCTGGGGGCGCTTGCGACGACGGTGCTGACGCTGATTTCGGCGTATCGGTTGGCCCGCGAGACGGACCCCGACTGA
- a CDS encoding DMT family transporter — translation MREYLYLGAAIVAEVTGTTALKFSDGFENLLPTLVVVVGYVGSFYLLSLTLQDLPIGLVYATWSAVGIVAAAVVGVVLFDESVDVAGMVGMALIVGGVLVLNLLSETYAPNH, via the coding sequence ATGCGAGAGTACCTCTATTTGGGCGCTGCCATCGTCGCCGAAGTCACCGGAACGACCGCACTCAAGTTCTCGGACGGGTTCGAGAATCTGCTTCCGACGCTCGTCGTCGTCGTCGGCTACGTCGGGTCGTTCTACCTCCTGAGCCTCACCCTGCAAGACCTTCCGATCGGACTCGTGTACGCAACGTGGTCCGCGGTCGGTATCGTGGCGGCCGCAGTCGTCGGCGTCGTGCTGTTCGACGAGTCGGTTGACGTGGCCGGGATGGTCGGCATGGCGCTCATCGTCGGCGGCGTTCTCGTGTTGAACCTCCTGTCGGAAACGTACGCGCCCAACCACTAA
- a CDS encoding DUF3800 domain-containing protein — protein sequence MHAYGDESGHLRSLLNEDSDVFVLAVVAGEKYKCSSCPKRAVRRASDLREAKWNDMSEQEKRRVIDCFSDEARDLHFVCIVLESSNLRALSNLYLLYQDRTFEISWDLAVIALGYSLVLSPIVESANTNLSFTFDRLFGTKQSNQIVQRLGDEHPEIEVQHATSHGTTGIQAADCIAGAVADSYRNGRNWFEGTNVDVNFQTRELLTRMDQLLRDENKTGP from the coding sequence ATGCACGCGTATGGAGACGAGTCTGGACATCTTCGTAGTTTGCTAAACGAGGATAGCGATGTCTTCGTCTTAGCAGTCGTCGCAGGGGAGAAATACAAGTGCAGTAGCTGTCCAAAACGAGCGGTGCGACGGGCGAGCGACCTACGAGAAGCGAAGTGGAACGACATGTCCGAACAGGAAAAGCGGAGGGTAATCGACTGTTTTAGCGATGAGGCTAGAGATTTACACTTCGTGTGTATCGTTCTCGAATCGAGCAACTTGCGAGCCTTGTCGAACTTGTATCTTCTCTATCAAGACCGGACGTTCGAGATTTCGTGGGATTTGGCCGTTATAGCACTTGGTTACTCACTGGTACTCTCTCCAATCGTCGAAAGCGCGAACACGAATCTCTCATTTACCTTCGACAGACTGTTCGGAACGAAGCAGTCAAATCAAATTGTTCAGCGACTCGGCGACGAACATCCCGAAATAGAAGTTCAGCACGCCACGTCTCACGGAACGACAGGGATTCAAGCCGCAGACTGCATCGCAGGTGCAGTGGCGGATTCGTACCGGAACGGCCGAAATTGGTTCGAGGGAACGAACGTAGACGTGAATTTTCAGACGAGGGAACTGCTGACGCGAATGGACCAGTTGCTACGAGACGAGAACAAAACCGGCCCGTGA
- a CDS encoding succinylglutamate desuccinylase/aspartoacylase family protein, with translation MKTLGTASAAPGEMDTGRLQVGETRDGGEFGLPVAVINGVEDGPTLYVQAVSDGDELNGLGVLQRVVPQIPPEDLSGTILVVGIVNYHAFQVAEHRNPIDDTKMNRTYPGDESGTSSERIAAATFGAASRADLILDLHQGSTSRMLNEVRVRCGKRHRLHDDCLELAKVFGCGHVLDQKGPDGQLARAGPDEGIPTIDPELGGCVGWDEESIRYGVKGVFNVLEYYGFLDGDVTLDSQIRATGFDRYGSPAGGLVRFRKDLGEVVDAGEVLFEVTDPFGQLKAEVTADDGGIFWRSRRLPQVATGEYVCSVGTGIDEF, from the coding sequence ATGAAGACGCTCGGAACGGCGAGTGCGGCCCCCGGCGAGATGGACACCGGGCGGTTGCAGGTCGGCGAAACGCGCGACGGCGGCGAGTTCGGTCTGCCGGTCGCGGTCATCAACGGCGTAGAAGACGGGCCGACGCTGTACGTGCAGGCGGTCAGCGACGGCGACGAACTGAACGGACTCGGCGTCCTCCAGCGGGTCGTCCCGCAGATTCCGCCCGAGGACCTCTCGGGGACGATTCTCGTGGTCGGTATCGTCAACTACCACGCGTTTCAGGTGGCCGAACACCGCAACCCAATCGACGACACCAAGATGAATCGCACCTACCCCGGCGACGAGTCGGGGACCTCCAGCGAGCGAATCGCGGCGGCCACTTTCGGGGCGGCGTCCCGCGCGGACCTCATCTTGGACCTGCATCAGGGGTCCACGAGTCGGATGCTCAACGAGGTCCGGGTCCGGTGTGGCAAGCGCCACCGACTCCACGACGACTGTCTCGAACTCGCCAAGGTGTTCGGTTGCGGCCACGTCTTGGACCAGAAGGGACCGGACGGCCAACTCGCTCGCGCGGGTCCCGACGAGGGCATCCCGACCATCGACCCCGAACTCGGCGGATGCGTCGGATGGGACGAAGAGTCCATTCGCTACGGCGTCAAAGGCGTGTTCAACGTCTTGGAGTACTACGGCTTCCTCGACGGCGACGTGACCCTCGACTCGCAGATTCGCGCCACCGGGTTCGACCGCTACGGGTCGCCCGCGGGCGGACTCGTCCGGTTCCGGAAGGACCTCGGCGAAGTGGTCGATGCTGGCGAGGTACTCTTCGAAGTCACCGACCCCTTCGGCCAGTTGAAGGCCGAGGTGACGGCCGACGACGGCGGCATCTTCTGGCGCTCGCGCCGCCTCCCGCAGGTGGCGACCGGCGAGTACGTCTGTTCGGTCGGCACCGGTATAGACGAGTTCTGA
- the citZ gene encoding citrate synthase, with product MSEEVKKGLEGVVVAESGLSFINGDEGRLIYRGYEIEDLARNASYEEVLYLLWHGELPTQDELTDFTESMAAERQLDEDVLDTVRKLAEVDEEPMAALRTATSMLSANDPDDSEADPTDREVNLRKGRRITAKIPTVVAAFKRIRNGNDPVEPREDLGHAENFLYMLNDEEPDEVLAETFDMALVLHADHGLNASTFSSMVTSSTLSDLHSAVTSAVGTLAGPLHGGANANVMKMLKEIDESGKDAKTWVDDALERGDRIMGFGHRVYNVKDPRAKILGEKSEELGEAAGDTKWYEMSVEIEEYMQEEKGLAPNVDFYSASTYYQMGIPIDLYTPIFAMSRVGGWIGHVLEQYDDNRLIRPRAKYTGAKQADWVPIDER from the coding sequence ATGTCAGAAGAGGTCAAGAAAGGGCTGGAGGGCGTCGTCGTCGCAGAATCAGGACTCAGCTTTATCAATGGCGACGAGGGTCGCCTGATTTATCGCGGGTACGAAATCGAGGACCTCGCCCGGAACGCGAGTTACGAAGAGGTTCTCTATCTGCTCTGGCACGGCGAACTCCCCACACAGGACGAACTCACTGACTTCACCGAGTCGATGGCCGCCGAGCGACAACTCGACGAGGACGTTCTCGATACGGTGCGCAAACTCGCCGAAGTGGACGAGGAACCGATGGCCGCGCTCCGGACCGCCACGTCGATGCTCTCGGCCAACGACCCCGACGACTCCGAGGCCGACCCCACCGACCGCGAGGTCAACCTCCGGAAGGGCCGTCGCATCACGGCCAAGATTCCGACGGTCGTCGCCGCGTTCAAGCGCATCCGGAACGGCAACGACCCGGTCGAACCCCGCGAGGACCTCGGCCACGCCGAGAACTTCCTCTACATGCTCAACGACGAGGAACCCGACGAGGTGCTGGCCGAGACGTTCGACATGGCGCTGGTCCTCCACGCCGACCACGGCCTGAACGCCTCGACGTTCTCCTCGATGGTGACCTCCTCGACGCTCTCGGACCTCCACAGCGCGGTCACGAGCGCGGTCGGCACGCTCGCCGGACCGCTCCACGGCGGCGCGAACGCCAACGTGATGAAGATGCTCAAGGAGATAGACGAGAGCGGCAAGGACGCCAAGACGTGGGTGGACGACGCCCTCGAACGCGGCGACCGCATCATGGGCTTCGGTCACCGCGTCTACAACGTCAAGGACCCCCGCGCGAAGATTCTCGGCGAGAAGAGCGAGGAACTCGGCGAGGCGGCGGGCGACACCAAGTGGTACGAGATGTCGGTCGAAATCGAGGAGTACATGCAGGAAGAGAAGGGTCTCGCGCCCAACGTGGACTTCTACTCGGCTTCGACCTACTACCAGATGGGCATCCCCATCGACCTCTACACCCCCATCTTCGCCATGTCGCGGGTCGGTGGCTGGATTGGCCACGTCCTCGAACAGTACGACGACAACCGCCTGATTCGGCCCCGCGCCAAGTACACCGGCGCGAAGCAGGCCGACTGGGTACCCATCGACGAGCGGTAA
- a CDS encoding potassium channel family protein: protein MDPPGGDVEYEPVSVKAVLAEMKDTAELLIDLSFSAVLNGSDDIAAEVLDLEARMDVLQMQARMSLLMAARSPEDAEQLAPVLGVVGAAEKISDAAGDIAKVVLEDIGLPDAMRAALPEAVETLVRAEVADDSDLTGRTLGDLNVETETGVRVIAIHRADDWIPNPDRDTALRAGDSLLLRGPDEGIADVYRRTTGEDYRPPESPEPTIEDLERAVDSIVLMKNISELAVDLAYGSVLFDSAEVAEEVVELEAEVDALQSRFEAWTLRAAARVDDPVSLRGLVHLANATEVVSDAAVEISEGVLRGLGTHPVVEQAVEESDEVIVRLTVAPNSEFDRVTLGDREVKTETGMRVIAVRRSADGERDWVIQPGPETELRAGDVFIAKGTRSGAERLAELTGAAYSAE, encoded by the coding sequence ATGGACCCGCCCGGCGGCGACGTGGAGTACGAACCCGTCAGCGTCAAAGCGGTGCTGGCGGAGATGAAAGACACCGCCGAGTTGCTCATCGACCTCTCGTTTTCGGCGGTCCTCAACGGGAGCGACGACATCGCCGCCGAGGTGCTGGACCTCGAAGCCCGGATGGACGTACTCCAGATGCAGGCCCGGATGAGCCTCCTGATGGCTGCCAGAAGCCCCGAAGACGCCGAACAACTCGCGCCCGTCCTCGGCGTCGTCGGCGCGGCCGAGAAGATAAGCGACGCCGCGGGCGACATCGCCAAAGTCGTCTTGGAGGACATCGGCCTGCCCGACGCGATGCGGGCCGCCCTCCCCGAAGCAGTCGAGACTCTCGTCCGCGCCGAAGTCGCCGACGACTCCGACCTCACGGGCCGGACGTTGGGCGACCTCAACGTCGAGACGGAGACCGGTGTGCGCGTCATCGCCATCCACCGCGCCGACGACTGGATACCGAATCCCGACCGCGACACCGCACTCCGCGCGGGCGACTCGTTGCTCCTGCGCGGCCCCGACGAGGGCATCGCCGACGTGTACCGGCGCACGACCGGCGAGGACTACCGACCGCCCGAATCCCCCGAACCCACCATAGAGGACCTCGAACGCGCCGTTGACTCCATCGTCCTGATGAAGAACATCAGCGAACTCGCGGTGGACTTGGCTTACGGGAGCGTCCTCTTCGACAGCGCGGAAGTCGCCGAGGAGGTGGTCGAACTCGAGGCCGAGGTGGACGCCCTCCAGTCGCGCTTCGAGGCGTGGACGCTTCGCGCGGCCGCACGCGTGGACGACCCCGTGTCGCTCCGGGGACTGGTCCACCTCGCCAACGCCACCGAAGTCGTCAGCGACGCCGCGGTCGAAATCAGCGAGGGCGTCCTCCGCGGACTCGGAACCCACCCGGTCGTGGAGCAGGCGGTCGAGGAGAGCGACGAGGTAATCGTCCGCCTCACGGTCGCCCCGAACAGCGAGTTCGACCGCGTGACGCTGGGCGACCGAGAGGTCAAGACCGAGACGGGGATGCGCGTCATCGCAGTCCGGCGCTCGGCCGACGGCGAACGCGACTGGGTGATTCAACCCGGACCGGAGACGGAACTGCGCGCTGGCGACGTGTTCATCGCCAAGGGGACCCGTTCCGGTGCGGAGCGACTCGCGGAACTCACGGGCGCGGCGTACTCGGCGGAGTGA